In Stigmatopora nigra isolate UIUO_SnigA chromosome 11, RoL_Snig_1.1, whole genome shotgun sequence, the following proteins share a genomic window:
- the chaf1b gene encoding chromatin assembly factor 1 subunit B, whose protein sequence is MKVVTCEIAWHNKEPVYSLDFQHGSDGCTTHRLATAGVDTTVRLWRVEMGPDGKAAVEFLSNLSRHTKAVNVVRFSPSGEHLASGGDDAAILLWKLNDNKEPEQAPVFQEEEDARLNKESWSVVKTLRGHIEDVYDLSWTRDGNYMVSGSVDNTAIMWDINKGQKICILNDHKSYVQGVTWDPLGQYVATLSCDRVMRVYSTNSKKKAFCVSKMSTVSPVDGEVKQHRMFHDDSMRSFFRRLSFTPDGSYLLAPAGCVEVGETITNTTYIFSRKSLKRPIAHLPCPTKATLAVRCCPVYFELRTKKAEDGSTQPFPNLFQLPYRMVFAVASEDSIFLYDTQQALPFGLVTNIHYHTLSDLTWSGDASFLAVSSTDGYCSFLSFSPSELGTPLKEPPALEVFTPSSVADKKTKKTAAPSRTSSPVSGPPTPSSIRTPEQKNKAKSQPRKITLNTLESWGKPSAPKSPPASPAQALTPGSTGTPVTPQPHLTPITPTASKVLKRTNLPTTPKSSVASKGPTPRRVSLTPVGSNGTSLSFPSPTSSEKAKHARPSPSDSLCQPPESKRPKTCDDVTATKP, encoded by the exons ATGAAGGTTGTAACTTGTGAAATCGCCTGGCACAACAAGGAGCCAGTTTACAGTCTGGACTTTCAGCATGGTTCCGATGGATGCACTACTCATCGTTTGGCCACAGCTGGCGTGGATACCACTGTCAGG CTTTGGCGAGTAGAGATGGGCCCAGATGGAAAGGCGGCCGTGGAGTTTTTATCTAATCTGTCAAGACACACCAAGGCCGTCAACGTGGTCCGCTTCAGCCCCAGCGGAGAACATCTAGCGTCAGGAGGAGACG ATGCAGCAATTCTGCTTTGGAAGCTGAATGACAACAAGGAGCCCGAACAAGCGCCCGTCTTTCAGGAGGAAGAGGACGCTCGGCTCAACAAAGAGAGCTGGTCTGTCGTGAAGACCCTCAG GGGCCACATTGAGGATGTGTACGATCTATCCTGGACCCGCGATGGAAACTACATGGTGTCTGGTTCTGTCGACAACACTGCTATCATGTGGGACATCAACAAAG GACAGAAAATTTGCATCCTTAATGACCACAAGAGCTACGTGCAAGGGGTGACCTGGGATCCACTTGGTCAATACGTCGCCACTCTCAGTTGTGACAG AGTTATGCGCGTTTATAGCACTAACTCCAAGAAGAAAGCCTTCTGCGTCAGCAAAATGAGCACAGTCTCACCTGTGGACGGGGAG GTCAAGCAGCACCGCATGTTCCATGACGACAGCATGAGGTCTTTTTTTCGACGTCTCTCTTTTACACCAGATGGCTCCTACCTACTTGCTCCAG CCGGGTGTGTGGAGGTTGGAGAAACAATCACTAATACAACGTACATCTTCTCCCGGAAGAGCCTTAAGAG GCCAATCGCCCACTTGCCTTGTCCAACTAAGGCCACGCTAGCTGTTCGCTGTTGTCCAGTTTACTTTGAGCTGAGAACCAAGAAGGCAGAAG ATGGTTCCACTCAGCCCTTTCCCAATTTATTTCAGTTACCATATCGAATGGTGTTTGCAGTGGCTTCTGAAGACTCCATTTTCTTGTACGACACGCAGCAGGCACTTCCGTTTGGGCTGGTGACCAACATTCACTACCACACTCTGAGTGACCTCACATG GTCTGGCGATGCATCTTTCCTGGCAGTCTCCTCCACCGACGGCTACTGCTcttttctctccttctctcccAGCGAATTGGGCACACCGCTGAAGGAGCCTCCTGCTCTGGAAGTATTTACCCCTAGCAGTGTTGCTGACAAAAAGACCAAAAAGACAGCGGCACCAAGCCGCACCTCGTCCCCCGTTTCTGGGCCGCCCACTCCGTCCTCGatcaggaccccagagcagaAGAACAAGGCCAAGTCTCAGCCTCGAAAGATCACCCTCAATACGCTGGAATCTTGGGGAAAGCCCAGCGCTCCAAAAAGCCCACCTGCGTCCCCCGCACAGGCGCTGACCCCCGGGAGCACTGGCACACCTGTCACTCCTCAACCCCATCTCACCCCGATTACTCCTACTGCATCCAAGGTCCTCAAACGCACCAACTTGCCTACTACCCCGAAAAGTTCAGTGGCATCAAAAGGACCCACTCCAAG GCGAGTATCTCTGACTCCTGTTGGATCAAATGGGACCAGTTTGTCCTTCCCCTCTCCAACTTCCTCCGAGAAGGCAAAACACG CCCGCCCTTCTCCCAGCGATTCTCTCTGCCAGCCTCCAGAGTCCAAACGGCCCAAGACATGCGATGACGTCACCGCCACAAAGCCGTGA
- the LOC144204336 gene encoding uncharacterized protein LOC144204336 isoform X2, which yields MTQDTMAMKGTSCWSPNYEWIDGLLYRKKLERGFLNFREVLDEDRRLEAIATFHRRSNGKRHLSLEETYKCVADNYWWDGMYFQIRDFVLDCPECRSHHCKREGGQGCVTKTMASHSSDMLRKLKSQREAGMFCDITLRTNGRSYAAHRAVLAAVSDHFQEIFTDMDSSIKADVDLTGFSEDNLLCLLDFSYSSTLCVRQDDLPEVITMARHLGMWPAVEACSALMKEHHHVPHPSRDFKLAYGVVCGQQIETKREPMDNTSGFWRTLNTSDESLDGSPSCNSNGTPDARVKNGLPLSPSHRMKLMDFKSPSSKKRAASRNLLGTPQSKSYSPLAPSNTRLLRSSTGAAQKVQRLLPTQESPRGNRKSRTPISSPVCSPVRVKEEVEEVQVDEEDYARAQEKYKLMLVLGLQRTALLPRPEDLIGWRQKKRLRKLKANNYSLTKRRKPRSVPPVLPYRPVTLSLPLCDPVNNLLLNKTMKTKSDSPPIVEGIRKRHTPNKQVPPSDRRMRSHGILPNIFQATTQSVFSGRELRRSVRNSVRIPPPQQTQCRSTNKTPANNTFRIKPEPAEYSVSGHCVASNNQTSQRTCARNTVEAVKTLRYNSGRPGTKAKPKQGSGRDQAKPSRGRPRKVLREETNADKQVKTDHPSCGFQFSERSSPPAIYNHPLYKVIKEEPADPVPVGSGLFLDPPSPDLGKRQSKPPIKLLDSGFLFSFCRPSGATMGIKKEEESVDICLTRSVSQVRDKFATPQANHRVLRGRSSLAALTVVKRERVEKSVTQTPKNNHRDSVPVVRSRRSTATRITPKQEPSSIPVSGRTHAVLDSVRRSRLKQLRSPRSQAPKAAAHSCAECAVSYRDCDTLIMHRLRHIEGKHWPCLLCSKTFFRLRNVRNHIRTHDPKLYKCRSCIAAGS from the exons ATGACACAAGACACGATGGCCATGAAAGGGACGAGTTGCTGGTCTCCAAACTATGAGTGGATCGACGGTTTGCTGTACCGAAAAAAACTGGAGAGGGGTTTCCTTAACTTTCGAGAAGTTTTGGATGAAGATCGGAGATTGGAGGCGATCGCCACCTTTCACCGACGATCAAATGGCAAGCGGCATCTCTCCCTTGAGGAGACTTACAAATGTGTAGCTGATAACTACTGGTGGGATG GGATGTACTTCCAGATCCGAGACTTTGTGCTGGACTGTCCTGAGTGTCGCAGTCATCATTGCAAGAGAGAG GGTGGCCAAGGATGCGTCACCAAAACAATGGCATCGCACAGTTCTGATATGCTACGGAAGCTGAAGAGTCAGCGGGAGGCAGGGATGTTCTGTGACATCACCTTGCGCACAAATGGGCGGTCATACGCTGCGCACAGGGCGGTCCTGGCGGCTGTGAGCGACCACTTCCAGGAGATCTTTACAGACATGGACTCCAGTATAAAGGCGGACGTAGATCTCACTG GCTTCAGTGAAGACAACCTTTTGTGTTTGCTGGACTTCTCCTACTCCTCCACTCTGTGCGTGCGCCAGGATGACCTCCCCGAAGTCATTACCATGGCTCGCCACCTGGGCATGTGGCCCGCTGTGGAGGCTTGCTCCGCTCTCATGAAAGAGCACCACCACGTTCCTCACCCGAGCCGGGATTTCAAATTGGCCTACGGCGTCGTTTGCGGGCAGCAAATAGAAACCAAAAGGGAACCGATGGATAACACCAGCGGCTTCTGGCGAACCCTGAACACATCTGACGAGTCTTTGGACGGAAGTCCGAGTTGCAATTCGAATGGGACGCCAGATGCCAGAGTTAAAAACGGACTCCCTCTGAGCCCTTCGCACAGGATGAAGCTAATGGACTTTAAATCTCCTTCTTCTAAGAAGCGAGCTGCTTCCAGAAATCTCCTGGGTACCCCACAGTCCAAGAGTTACTCCCCCCTGGCACCATCTAACACCCGTCTTTTGCGCTCAAGTACTGGCGCCGCGCAGAAGGTTCAGCGATTGCTCCCTACGCAGGAAAGCCCGCGGGGAAACCGGAAGTCGCGGACCCCCATATCCAGTCCGGTTTGCAGTCCTGTCAGGGTGAAGGAGGAAGTGGAAGAAGTGCAAGTTGATGAGGAGGACTATGCAAGAGCTCAGGAGAAATACAAACTAATGCTGGTTCTCGGACTGCAGAGGACCGCCCTTCTCCCCCGACCTGAAGATTTGATCGGTTGGAGGCAAAAGAAACGACTCAGGAAGCTAAAAGCCAACAACTACTCTCTAACCAAGAGACGGAAACCCCGTTCTGTGCCCCCGGTGCTGCCATACAGGCCCGTGACCCTGTCTCTTCCCCTTTGTGACCCTGTTAACAATCTGCTCCTCAACAAAACTATGAAAACAAAGTCGGATTCTCCCCCCATTGTAGAAGGAATTAGGAAGAGACATACTCCTAATAAACAAGTCCCCCCGAGTGACCGGCGCATGCGCAGCCATGGCATCCTACCCAATATCTTCCAAGCCACGACCCAGTCTGTCTTCAGTGGAAGAGAGCTCAGGCGCTCCGTCAGGAATAGCGTCCGAATCCCTCCTCCCCAGCAGACCCAATGCCGTAGCACCAACAAAACACCTGCAAACAACACGTTCAGGATCAAACCCGAACCAGCCGAATATTCAGTCTCAGGTCATTGTGTCGCTTCGAACAATCAAACTTCTCAGAGGACCTGTGCCAGGAACACCGTCGAGGCGGTTAAGACGCTCCGCTACAACAGTGGCCGTCCAGGGACGAAAGCAAAACCGAAGCAGGGCAGTGGAAGAGATCAAGCAAAGCCCTCGCGGGGCAGGCCAAGGAAAGTCTTAAGGGAGGAGACGAACGCTGACAAACAAGTGAAGACTGATCATCCCAGTTGTGGGTTTCAATTCTCCGAGCGCTCTTCTCCCCCGGCCATCTACAACCACCCTCTGTACAAAGTCATCAAAGAAGAACCCGCAGATCCGGTGCCTGTCGGCAGCGGCCTCTTCTTAGATCCTCCCTCTCCGGACCTGGGCAAACGCCAGAGCAAACCCCCCATTAAACTACTGGACTCTGGCTTTTTATTCAGCTTCTGCCGACCGTCAGGGGCGACCATGGGGATCAAAAAAGAAGAGGAGAGCGTGGATATCTGTTTGACGCGCTCTGTTTCGCAAGTCCGTGACAAGTTTGCAACTCCTCAGGCCAATCATAGGGTTCTTAGAGGCAGAAGTTCGCTTGCCGCATTGACAGTAGTGAAAAGGGAGAGGGTTGAGAAGAGCGTGACCCAGACACCCAAAAACAACCATCGGGACAGTGTTCCTGTGGTCAGATCCAGAAGGTCAACAGCTACACGGATCACACCAAAG CAAGAGCCAAGCTCCATCCCCGTGAGCGGCAGGACCCACGCGGTACTGGACTCGGTTCGTCGGTCGAGGCTAAAGCAACTACGGAGCCCGCGCAGCCAGGCCCCCAAAGCAGCGGCCCACTCCTGTGCGGAATGCGCTGTCTCCTACCGGGACTGCGACACGCTCATTATGCATCGCCTGCGTCACATCGAGGGCAAGCACTGGCCGTGTCTG CTTTGCAGTAAGACGTTCTTTCGACTGAGGAATGTACGAAACCATATCCGCACTCACGACCCCAAGTTGTACAAATGTCGGAGCTGCATTGCTGCAGGCTCCTGA
- the LOC144204336 gene encoding uncharacterized protein LOC144204336 isoform X1, whose translation MTQDTMAMKGTSCWSPNYEWIDGLLYRKKLERGFLNFREVLDEDRRLEAIATFHRRSNGKRHLSLEETYKCVADNYWWDGMYFQIRDFVLDCPECRSHHCKREKQGGQGCVTKTMASHSSDMLRKLKSQREAGMFCDITLRTNGRSYAAHRAVLAAVSDHFQEIFTDMDSSIKADVDLTGFSEDNLLCLLDFSYSSTLCVRQDDLPEVITMARHLGMWPAVEACSALMKEHHHVPHPSRDFKLAYGVVCGQQIETKREPMDNTSGFWRTLNTSDESLDGSPSCNSNGTPDARVKNGLPLSPSHRMKLMDFKSPSSKKRAASRNLLGTPQSKSYSPLAPSNTRLLRSSTGAAQKVQRLLPTQESPRGNRKSRTPISSPVCSPVRVKEEVEEVQVDEEDYARAQEKYKLMLVLGLQRTALLPRPEDLIGWRQKKRLRKLKANNYSLTKRRKPRSVPPVLPYRPVTLSLPLCDPVNNLLLNKTMKTKSDSPPIVEGIRKRHTPNKQVPPSDRRMRSHGILPNIFQATTQSVFSGRELRRSVRNSVRIPPPQQTQCRSTNKTPANNTFRIKPEPAEYSVSGHCVASNNQTSQRTCARNTVEAVKTLRYNSGRPGTKAKPKQGSGRDQAKPSRGRPRKVLREETNADKQVKTDHPSCGFQFSERSSPPAIYNHPLYKVIKEEPADPVPVGSGLFLDPPSPDLGKRQSKPPIKLLDSGFLFSFCRPSGATMGIKKEEESVDICLTRSVSQVRDKFATPQANHRVLRGRSSLAALTVVKRERVEKSVTQTPKNNHRDSVPVVRSRRSTATRITPKQEPSSIPVSGRTHAVLDSVRRSRLKQLRSPRSQAPKAAAHSCAECAVSYRDCDTLIMHRLRHIEGKHWPCLLCSKTFFRLRNVRNHIRTHDPKLYKCRSCIAAGS comes from the exons ATGACACAAGACACGATGGCCATGAAAGGGACGAGTTGCTGGTCTCCAAACTATGAGTGGATCGACGGTTTGCTGTACCGAAAAAAACTGGAGAGGGGTTTCCTTAACTTTCGAGAAGTTTTGGATGAAGATCGGAGATTGGAGGCGATCGCCACCTTTCACCGACGATCAAATGGCAAGCGGCATCTCTCCCTTGAGGAGACTTACAAATGTGTAGCTGATAACTACTGGTGGGATG GGATGTACTTCCAGATCCGAGACTTTGTGCTGGACTGTCCTGAGTGTCGCAGTCATCATTGCAAGAGAGAG AAACAGGGTGGCCAAGGATGCGTCACCAAAACAATGGCATCGCACAGTTCTGATATGCTACGGAAGCTGAAGAGTCAGCGGGAGGCAGGGATGTTCTGTGACATCACCTTGCGCACAAATGGGCGGTCATACGCTGCGCACAGGGCGGTCCTGGCGGCTGTGAGCGACCACTTCCAGGAGATCTTTACAGACATGGACTCCAGTATAAAGGCGGACGTAGATCTCACTG GCTTCAGTGAAGACAACCTTTTGTGTTTGCTGGACTTCTCCTACTCCTCCACTCTGTGCGTGCGCCAGGATGACCTCCCCGAAGTCATTACCATGGCTCGCCACCTGGGCATGTGGCCCGCTGTGGAGGCTTGCTCCGCTCTCATGAAAGAGCACCACCACGTTCCTCACCCGAGCCGGGATTTCAAATTGGCCTACGGCGTCGTTTGCGGGCAGCAAATAGAAACCAAAAGGGAACCGATGGATAACACCAGCGGCTTCTGGCGAACCCTGAACACATCTGACGAGTCTTTGGACGGAAGTCCGAGTTGCAATTCGAATGGGACGCCAGATGCCAGAGTTAAAAACGGACTCCCTCTGAGCCCTTCGCACAGGATGAAGCTAATGGACTTTAAATCTCCTTCTTCTAAGAAGCGAGCTGCTTCCAGAAATCTCCTGGGTACCCCACAGTCCAAGAGTTACTCCCCCCTGGCACCATCTAACACCCGTCTTTTGCGCTCAAGTACTGGCGCCGCGCAGAAGGTTCAGCGATTGCTCCCTACGCAGGAAAGCCCGCGGGGAAACCGGAAGTCGCGGACCCCCATATCCAGTCCGGTTTGCAGTCCTGTCAGGGTGAAGGAGGAAGTGGAAGAAGTGCAAGTTGATGAGGAGGACTATGCAAGAGCTCAGGAGAAATACAAACTAATGCTGGTTCTCGGACTGCAGAGGACCGCCCTTCTCCCCCGACCTGAAGATTTGATCGGTTGGAGGCAAAAGAAACGACTCAGGAAGCTAAAAGCCAACAACTACTCTCTAACCAAGAGACGGAAACCCCGTTCTGTGCCCCCGGTGCTGCCATACAGGCCCGTGACCCTGTCTCTTCCCCTTTGTGACCCTGTTAACAATCTGCTCCTCAACAAAACTATGAAAACAAAGTCGGATTCTCCCCCCATTGTAGAAGGAATTAGGAAGAGACATACTCCTAATAAACAAGTCCCCCCGAGTGACCGGCGCATGCGCAGCCATGGCATCCTACCCAATATCTTCCAAGCCACGACCCAGTCTGTCTTCAGTGGAAGAGAGCTCAGGCGCTCCGTCAGGAATAGCGTCCGAATCCCTCCTCCCCAGCAGACCCAATGCCGTAGCACCAACAAAACACCTGCAAACAACACGTTCAGGATCAAACCCGAACCAGCCGAATATTCAGTCTCAGGTCATTGTGTCGCTTCGAACAATCAAACTTCTCAGAGGACCTGTGCCAGGAACACCGTCGAGGCGGTTAAGACGCTCCGCTACAACAGTGGCCGTCCAGGGACGAAAGCAAAACCGAAGCAGGGCAGTGGAAGAGATCAAGCAAAGCCCTCGCGGGGCAGGCCAAGGAAAGTCTTAAGGGAGGAGACGAACGCTGACAAACAAGTGAAGACTGATCATCCCAGTTGTGGGTTTCAATTCTCCGAGCGCTCTTCTCCCCCGGCCATCTACAACCACCCTCTGTACAAAGTCATCAAAGAAGAACCCGCAGATCCGGTGCCTGTCGGCAGCGGCCTCTTCTTAGATCCTCCCTCTCCGGACCTGGGCAAACGCCAGAGCAAACCCCCCATTAAACTACTGGACTCTGGCTTTTTATTCAGCTTCTGCCGACCGTCAGGGGCGACCATGGGGATCAAAAAAGAAGAGGAGAGCGTGGATATCTGTTTGACGCGCTCTGTTTCGCAAGTCCGTGACAAGTTTGCAACTCCTCAGGCCAATCATAGGGTTCTTAGAGGCAGAAGTTCGCTTGCCGCATTGACAGTAGTGAAAAGGGAGAGGGTTGAGAAGAGCGTGACCCAGACACCCAAAAACAACCATCGGGACAGTGTTCCTGTGGTCAGATCCAGAAGGTCAACAGCTACACGGATCACACCAAAG CAAGAGCCAAGCTCCATCCCCGTGAGCGGCAGGACCCACGCGGTACTGGACTCGGTTCGTCGGTCGAGGCTAAAGCAACTACGGAGCCCGCGCAGCCAGGCCCCCAAAGCAGCGGCCCACTCCTGTGCGGAATGCGCTGTCTCCTACCGGGACTGCGACACGCTCATTATGCATCGCCTGCGTCACATCGAGGGCAAGCACTGGCCGTGTCTG CTTTGCAGTAAGACGTTCTTTCGACTGAGGAATGTACGAAACCATATCCGCACTCACGACCCCAAGTTGTACAAATGTCGGAGCTGCATTGCTGCAGGCTCCTGA